One Sphingomicrobium marinum genomic window carries:
- the rpoN gene encoding RNA polymerase factor sigma-54: protein MGLGPRLDIRQSQQLVMTQQLQQAIKLLALSSLEVETVIAEELAKNPLLEVERDDRGEDRADPGDAGDEAPDVDDSLDHFGDGDGALDYDSNEAAFETDSVADLPMAEAGEAFDFDRLEYRAHSLAEHLSDQVVGLGGEAGRIVEAIILELRDTGYLETPLEIIAMSLEVSVEAVEAALGVVQSLEPAGVGARDLAECLALQAKAADRYDPAMARLIENLGLLAKGRMNDLRRICGVDEEDLADMVRELRGYDPKPGCIFSERPAEDITPDVFVRETKKGWSVELNPDALPRVLVNRQYHAELKAGAEDKDSKAWLADHLASANWLVKALDQRAQTIVKTVMEIVKQQEGFFREGVGALKPLTLATVAEAIDMHESTVSRVTTNKYLICDRGMFELKYFFSSGVAAADSDEGASAVAVKAAIKKLIDEEDKILSDDALVKALKDQGYDLARRTVAKYREAMGIGSSVQRRRQRKMAGG from the coding sequence ATGGGTTTAGGTCCGCGTCTCGATATTCGCCAATCGCAACAGCTGGTCATGACCCAGCAGTTGCAGCAGGCGATCAAGCTGCTCGCATTGTCCAGCCTCGAAGTCGAAACCGTGATCGCCGAGGAGTTGGCCAAGAATCCGCTGCTCGAGGTCGAACGCGACGATCGCGGCGAGGATCGCGCGGATCCCGGCGACGCTGGCGACGAGGCCCCCGATGTCGACGACAGTCTCGATCATTTCGGTGACGGTGACGGCGCGCTCGATTACGACTCCAACGAAGCGGCCTTTGAGACCGACAGCGTCGCCGACCTCCCCATGGCCGAGGCCGGAGAAGCCTTCGATTTCGACCGGCTCGAGTACCGCGCGCATAGTCTCGCCGAACATCTGTCCGATCAGGTCGTCGGTCTTGGCGGCGAAGCAGGAAGGATCGTCGAGGCGATCATCCTTGAGCTGCGCGACACTGGCTATCTGGAAACACCGCTCGAGATCATTGCCATGTCACTTGAGGTTTCCGTCGAAGCGGTCGAGGCGGCGCTGGGCGTGGTGCAGTCGCTCGAACCCGCCGGCGTCGGCGCGCGCGACCTTGCCGAGTGCCTCGCGCTGCAGGCCAAGGCCGCCGATCGCTACGATCCGGCCATGGCGCGCCTCATCGAAAATCTTGGCCTGCTCGCCAAAGGCCGGATGAACGACCTTCGCCGCATTTGCGGGGTGGACGAGGAAGACCTTGCCGACATGGTGCGCGAATTGCGCGGCTACGATCCCAAGCCCGGCTGCATATTTTCGGAGCGGCCCGCCGAGGACATTACGCCTGACGTCTTCGTGCGCGAAACCAAGAAAGGCTGGAGCGTCGAGCTCAATCCCGACGCGCTGCCGCGCGTGCTGGTCAACCGCCAGTATCATGCCGAACTGAAAGCGGGCGCCGAGGACAAGGACAGCAAGGCCTGGCTGGCAGACCATCTCGCCAGCGCCAACTGGCTGGTCAAGGCGCTCGACCAGCGCGCGCAAACGATCGTGAAGACCGTGATGGAAATCGTGAAGCAGCAGGAAGGATTTTTCCGTGAAGGTGTGGGTGCGCTCAAGCCGCTGACCCTGGCGACCGTCGCCGAGGCGATCGACATGCACGAATCCACCGTCAGCCGCGTCACCACGAACAAATATCTGATCTGCGATCGTGGCATGTTCGAGCTGAAATATTTCTTCTCCTCGGGCGTCGCTGCCGCCGATAGCGACGAAGGCGCGTCCGCGGTTGCCGTGAAGGCGGCGATCAAGAAATTGATCGACGAAGAAGACAAGATCCTGTCGGACGATGCGCTTGTGAAAGCACTCAAGGA